Proteins from one Podospora pseudoanserina strain CBS 124.78 chromosome 1, whole genome shotgun sequence genomic window:
- the MRS2 gene encoding magnesium ion transporter (COG:P; EggNog:ENOG503NWQA) — protein MLFLHLTLTVVVDTLTVCRATHGPTLRGPASSRVQTLGNLFFLFSPSFDSEKKETLPPHQTFPPPFRAAMPPALRPAAVATPSRSLLRYLHAQSEGLCYAEYTIRLGVSTRRNVSTRCRGVGEQRQGGLLPQLELRKQPGATKERWASSSSSGEKKSPVGREEVACKRSWQDWLFGSAPKKARELLKEDDLPVQLEEESGSIFQRRALTSKAALDPRLRCTEVDGNGDVIMVDGELKKSELIAKYGLLPRDLRKIDSSNLPHILVRPSAILLNLLHLKVLIKHDRVLLFDVYGSKSSYPQSAFMYDLQGKLQQKQAAGANSLPYEFRALEAVLMSVTSELEADFESVRDPVIRVLSELEDDIDREKLRILLVLSKRVSTFEQKAKLVRDAIEELLEADDDLAAMYLTEKTHDLFRGEDDHTEVELLLESYNKICDEVVQEASNLVSSIRNTEEIIRAILDANRNSLMLLDLKFSVGTLGLAMGTFLAGLYGMNLENFIEETNWGFGAVTGVSSIASLIVCWYGLVKLRKIGRVKMNIHDVRRGGGQSHWYREDGTDVLLDPTNRERLRRMNMLKNAKQPKAKKWPF, from the exons ATGCTCTTCCTACACTTAACCCTGACTGTTGTGGTAGATACCCTTACAGTCTGCCGAGCAACGCACGGACCGACCCTGCGGGGACCTGCATCATCGAGAGTTCAGACTTTGGggaatcttttttttttgttttcgcCAAGTTTCGACAgcgaaaagaaagaaacattACCGCCGCACCAgaccttccccccccctttccgaGCTGCGATGCCTCCGGCATTAAGACCTGCAGCAGTAGCAACGCCATCGCGGAGTCTCCTTCGATATTTGCACGCCCAATCCGAGGGCTTGTGTTACGCTGAATATACTATTCGCTTGGGTGTTTCGACGAGGCGCAATGTCTCTACGAGATGTCGGGGTGTGGGGGAACAGAGACAGGGCGGGTTATTGCCGCAGCTGGAGCTGAGGAAACAACCGGGGGCGACAAAAGAGAGGTGGGCTTCGAGTAGTAGTAGTGGGGAAAAGAAATCACCGGtcgggagggaagaggtggcGTGCAAGAGGTCGTGGCAGGATTGGTTGTTTGGGAGTGCgccgaagaaggcgagggagctGCTGAAGGAGGATGACTTGCCGGTgcagttggaggaggagtcgggGAGTATTTTCCAGAGGAGGGCGCTGACGAGCAAGGCGGCGCTGGAtccgaggttgaggtgtaccgaggtggatgggaatggggatgtTATCATGGTGGATGgcgagttgaagaagagtGAGCTTATTGCGAAG TACGGCCTCTTACCTCGCGATCTCCGAAAGATTGACTCGTCCAACCTGCCACATATTCTCGTTCGACCGTCGGCGATTCTGCTCAACTTGCTGCACTTGAAGGTGCTGATTAAGCATGATCGGGTGCTGCTGTTTGATGTGTACGGGTCAAAGTCGTCGTATCCCCAGTCGGCATTTATGTATGATTTGCAAGGGAAGCTTCAGCAGAAGCAGGCGGCCGGGGCGAATAGCTTGCCATACGAGTTCAGGGCGCTGGAAGCGGTGCTGATGTCGGTTACTTCGGAGCTGGAAGCTGACTTTGAGTCGGTGCGGGACCCCGTTATTCGTGTGCTCagcgagctggaggacgaTATTGATCGGGAAAAGCTCCGGATTTTGCTCGTCTTGTCCAAGCGGGTTAGCACGTTTGAGCAAAAGGCAAAGTTGGTCAGGGACGCTATTGAGGAGTTGCTTGAGGCGGATGATGATCTTGCGGCTATGTATCTCACTGAGAAGACGCATGATTTGTTCCGTGGGGAGGACGATCACACGGAGGTTGAATTGCTGCTGGAATCGTACAACAAGATTTGCGACGAAGTGGTGCAGGAGGCGAGCAACTTGGTCTCGAGTATCAGGAACACGGAAGAAAT TATCCGTGCTATTCTCGATGCCAACCGCAACTCGCTCATGCTTCTCGACCTCAAGTTCAGTGTTGGCACTCTCGGTCTTGCCATGGGCACTTTCCTAGCAGGCCTGTACGGCATGAACCTGGAGAATTTCATAGAGGAAACCAACTGGGGTTTCGGGGCCGTCACTGGAGTGTCATCCATTGCCTCGCTCATTGTCTGCTGGTATGGATTGGTCAAGCTCCGCAAGATCGGCCGGGTCAAGATGAACATTCACGACGTGCGAAGAGGAGGCGGCCAGAGCCATTGGTACCGTGAGGACGGCACCGACGTGCTCCTTGATCCTACCAACCGCGAacggttgaggaggatgaacaTGCTCAAGAACGCTAAGCAgcccaaggccaagaagtgGCCATTCTGA
- the TUS1 gene encoding Rho guanine nucleotide exchange factor (COG:T; EggNog:ENOG503NY4U): MSFRGDESRRYGHVPPAQYPVAGGAQQQPAGYPQRQPSFNNGDDSSFFDQDVAAPRPQPLYIGNNNVGRGEDELFITSPTVDSQPPPPPPPSNRASYMPPPPLTPNTAYQRQFQGNVPPPPPSHSTYNPQHFARSQSTSLPYHPSPAANRYTPTASPTYNAPPQNYTPQAYNPAAYANATAVVPQRHSTVAGYNNNNYGYNYSSATVPHVSAAYVPPPPSGYGGAQQPSATTSPALPNSSFEPTLHSPQYAQQAPTPSSVSSPRESQYPANIGGQQYSNSYATNGANIPQSPGLSASSSQAPYPTHSQIPVGPGYSPDPTSFANRASRSNSHTSPIPSPPNHGYQNSLISRHPTNAPLPNRPLDNLTEGASWRANGRSNSDTRLTQDSLIQDIVSDLGIPSRGQRPLPVNGALSDNNLDMVRRYGSNASGTTMQTATNSLLNRHPSDASSALTSNNDISTTYNWDSEESDPEGAAGLQAMQDDLDDRRFGGMSFPGYPDYKPSSSSAPSAGTPIPAPLGSQLSTPAEEQPSTDSDYGGMDLGMYGGGYAGNLHYGNDINSPPATAHDGPRPLPVPGQVPDYAPFSEASVDYGGTGGLQQPQVHRLSFDEGDERVSLHSRQSSDSPSKEEYPYDQMFWHPGLSNRPLPAIPPSLEGQHSGSHLAPDLVNRASYQHNHSLSADSRLPYPPDNHEMYPGQHAIQQQQVERSISLSSHSNTPPVVAPARSRTDAAEERRRAQKQMSQQHQLPYPQGAAYEGYETGTPSSMAGYDMITLPTGRRKKFVPSKLNAADIKRCAEPWALSGITAWIREMAEGEPDLKRKTIEEGVLKLFCAKVPTMNVADAELLSANVVESMFAAGILIPEEEWVKFGKGQLSGVLWQLTGSGCYAPKLHEDEGMVPRLHGDGIPVRCYSQHCGRTLKKVNLDNMMSEDDTPTLDWATFHGVTMEDIKSKHKKEVERQNVLHEIVTGEEDFMNQLDVLRLLYRDQLRVYQPPIIAANRLEKFLEAVFGKVDAVQQINKEHLLSQLKYRQQEQGPWIVGFSDLFREWIRKARPIYIEYCSSFPHATYLIRREASRNLLFRQFLDVVRDHKRSKRLEWTTFVKAPITRLQRYGLLLETVKKNMLGESEEKANLVKALEEIKAVTHECDEKVAEMTKKVELIELQGQLVLRPGFQSVLNLDHLGRELLKQGELQRQGSKGVRWVDTHAFLFDHYFILAKGVASKDGRGDKKYDVSKEPIPMPLLFLESLNDDPVAKQKSLTAPLTRTTVAAGSGTQLNKVASNGAERPGLEHAGTSSSMGSMSTVTRLGSGGTDDGKIIYPFRIKHLGHEIYTLYASSAQERAAWCSAIIEAKTRHARALHAQNAEPFRLRILSDGAFAYDSISLMGRQPSVSIRGTPLDRAIREMEQVYGPGRGPPPVCRATVNCACAFTAFGKSMIAIGTDYGVYISESSNPRGWTRTVQISKVTQITVLEDFSVCLLIADRSLISYPLDVVAPVSNFPAPSHDNPRRAPQRLAKDVAFFATARMKDRTLLFYKRKEGMHNTFKVLEPVFQKATEKRSRLFGGRKGGAGSTESFRDFDEFYIPAECFSLNLFQSYIAVASAKGFELLTLDKKVTQSIPRDLSAPAIANIASRINQRPLGMFKLNDQEFLLTYEDCAVYVDKHGEISRTLIMEYSGKQKKAKAATMFGQYLLLFNDDYVEVRNAENGRLRQIIAGRDVRCLDYGFRGPTGSGMANGPGGLPPGLVGSANGGQPDSKGTVKICMSHPEVPGGQIVLEMLLNDGHTEKSA; the protein is encoded by the exons atgtcATTCCGCGGGGACGAGTCGCGCCGCTATGGCCATGTGCCCCCCGCGCAGTATCCTGTTGCCGGCGGTGCGCAACAACAGCCGGCAGGATACCCTCAACGACAACCGAGCTTCAATAACGGGGACGACTCGAGTTTCTTCGATCAGGATGTGGCCGCACCCAGACCTCAGCCCCTCTACATCGGTAACAACAATGTGGGAAGGGGTGAAGACGAGCTTTTCATAACGAGTCCGACGGTGGattctcaaccaccacctccgccgccgccgtcgaaCCGAGCAAGCTACAtgccacctcctccgctgACCCCCAACACTGCCTATCAACGACAGTTCCAGGGCAACGTcccgcctccacccccatcacatTCTACGTATAATCCCCAGCATTTTGCTCGATCGCAATCCACCTCACTTCCataccacccatcaccagcgGCGAACCGATATACGCCCACAGCGAGCCCAACTTACAACGCGCCCCCTCAGAACTACACTCCCCAAGCGTACAACCCAGCTGCGTATGCGAATGCCACTGCTGTGGTTCCGCAAAGGCACTCTACTGTTGCAGGGTACAATAACAACAACTATGGTTATAATTACAGTTCAGCCACGGTCCCTCATGTGTCTGCGGCCtatgttcctcctccgccctcagGTTATGGGGGGGCTCAACAGCCCTCGGCCACTACTTCTCCGGCGCTTCCAAACTCTTCTTTTGAGCCAACACTTCACAGTCCTCAGTATGCCCAACAAGCACCAACTCCATCATCCGTTAGCTCTCCCCGTGAATCACAGTACCCGGCAAATATTGGCGGACAGCAATACTCCAATTCTTATGCTACCAATGGAGCCAACATCCCACAGAGCCCTGGGCTCTCTGCCTCGAGCTCACAAGCACCTTATCCAACGCATTCCCAAATTCCAGTTGGTCCAGGATACTCTCCAGATCCCACCTCTTTTGCCAACCGGGCCTCTCGATCTAACTCGCACACATCGCCAATACCTTCACCCCCAAATCATGGGTATCAAAACTCTCTGATATCCCGCCACCCAACAAAtgctcctcttcccaatCGCCCATTGGACAACTTGACGGAGGGAGCAAGTTGGAGAGCGAACGGACGAAGTAATAGCGACACGCGGCTTACTCAGGACAGCTTGATCCAGGATATTGTTTCTGACCTTGGGATTCCTTCCCGTGGGCAGCGGCCCTTGCCCGTTAATGGCGCTTTGTCTGACAATAACTTGGACATGGTGCGGCGTTATGGCTCTAATGCGTCTGGCACTACGATGCAAACTGCGACGAACTCCCTGTTGAATCGACACCCATCCGATGCCTCCTCTGCTCTGACTAGCAATAATGATATCTCGACGACATATAACTGGGACTCCGAGGAAAGCGACCCTGAGGGCGCCGCGGGGCTCCAGGCTATGCAAGATGATCTTGACGACCGAAGGTTTGGCGGAATGTCTTTCCCTGGATATCCTGATTACAAaccctcgtcttcgtctGCACCTTCAGCAGGCACGCCAATCCCTGCTCCGTTGGGATCTCAGCTTTCTACGCCTGCGGAGGAGCAGCCTAGCACTGATAGCGACTATGGTGGAATGGATCTAGGAATGTATGGCGGCGGCTATGCTGGGAATCTTCATTATGGAAACGATATCAACTCGCCGCCAGCTACAGCTCATGACGGACCACGACCGCTCCCAGTTCCGGGACAAGTCCCTGATTATGCACCCTTTTCCGAAGCATCGGTAGACTATGGCGGCACTGGTGGTCTCCAACAGCCCCAGGTCCACCGTCTGAGCtttgatgagggtgatgagagggTGTCACTTCACTCGCGGCAGAGCAGTGACTCCCCTTCCAAAGAGGAGTATCCGTACGATCAGATGTTTTGGCACCCCGGCCTGTCTAACCGACCTCTGCCTGCCATCCCTCCAAGTCTAGAAGGACAACACAGTGGCTCCCACCTTGCCCCAGATCTGGTAAACAGAGCCAGTTATCAGCACAATCATTCTCTGAGTGCAGACTCTCGACTTCCTTATCCGCCTGATAACCACGAGATGTATCCAGGTCAACATGCgatccagcaacaacaagtTGAAAGGTCGATATCTTTGTCGAGCCACAGCAATACCCCTCCCGTTGTGGCACCTGCAAGGTCTAGGACAGATGCCGCCGAGGAGCGGAGGCGCGCGCAGAAGCAGATGtcgcagcaacaccagcttcCCTACCCACAAGGCGCCGCATATGAAGGCTATGAGACGGGTACTCCATCTTCCATGGCTGGCTATGATATGATCACCCTGCCCACTGGAAGACGGAAGAAATTTGTTCCTTCGAAGCTTAATGCCGCCGATATTAAGCGGTGTGCAGAGCCATGGGCTCTTAGTGGCATAACTGCCTGGATCCGCGAGATGGCTGAGGGCGAGCCAGATCTGAAAAGGAAGACCATCGAAGAGGGCGTTCTCAAGCTTTTCTGTGCTAAAGTTCCGACCATGAATGTCGCCGACGCTGAGCTTCTGAGCGCCAACGTCGTCGAATCCATGTTTGCGGCTGGAATCCTGATACCTGAGGAAGAATGGGTCAAGTTCGGCAAAGGTCAACTGTCCGGTGTGCTGTGGCAACTTACTGGCTCTGGGTGCTACGCTCCAAAGCTGCATGAAGATGAGGGCATGGTCCCCAGGTTGCATGGAGATGGCATTCCTGTGAGATGCTACTCCCAGCATTGCGGCCGGACGCTTAAGAAAGTGAACCTGGATAACATGATGTCCGAGGACGACACGCCCACCCTTGACTGGGCCACTTTCCACGGCGTGACCATGGAAGACATTAAATCTAAGCACAAGAAGGAAGTCGAGAGACAGAACGTTCTGCACGAAATTGTCACGGGCGAGGAAGACTTCATGAACCAGCTCGATGTTCTCCGGCTGCTTTACAGGGATCAACTTCGGGTCTACCAGCCACCGATTATCGCGGCAAACAGACTCGAGAAGTTCCTCGAGGCCGTGTTTGGAAAGGTCGATGCCGTCCAGCAAATCAACAAAGAACACCTCCTTTCTCAGCTCAAGTATCGCCAACAGGAGCAAGGGCCGTGGATTGTTGGCTTTAGTGATCTGTTCAGGGAGTGGATCAGAAAGGCTAGGCCGATTTACATCGAGTATTGTTCATCATTCCCACACGCCACATACTTGATCAGGAGAGAGGCGAGCAGAAATCTTTTGTTCCGCCAGTTCCTCGACGTGGTCAGAGATCACAAGCGTTCGAAGCGTCTCGAATGGACCACATTCGTGAAGGCACCCATCACCCGGCTACAACGATACGGCCTTCTCTTGGAGACAGTCAAAAAGAACATGCTTGGCGAaagcgaggagaaggccaatCTTGTCAAGGCTCTGGAGGAAATCAAAGCAGTCACTCACGAATGTGATGAGAAGGTTGCTGAGATGACGAAGAAGGTTGAGTTGATTGAACTTCAAGGACAATTAGTGCTGCGTCCAGGTTTCCAGTCAGTACTGAACCTCGACCATCTCGGCCGAGAATTACTCAAGCAGGGCGAGCTACAGAGACAGGGCTCAAAAGGCGTCCGTTGGGTTGATACACACGCGTTTCTTTTTGATCACTATTTTATCCTGGCCAAGGGTGTCGCCTCAaaggatgggaggggtgacAAGAAGTACGATGTTTCAAAGGAG CCAATTCCAATGCCGCTGCTCTTCTTGGAGAGTTTGAATGACGATCCGGTTGCCAAACAAAAGAGCTTGACAGCACCGCTGACCAGAACAACGGTCGCAGCTGGTTCGGGTACGCAACTGAATAAGGTGGCCTCTAATGGGGCAGAGCGTCCTGGGCTTGAGCATGCCGGAACTAGTTCTTCCATGGGATCTATGAGTACGGTTACTCGCCTAGGCTCTGGTGGCACAGACGACGGGAAGATCATCTACCCATTCCGTATCAAGCATCTCGGTCACGAGATCTACACCCTCTATGCCTCGTCGGCCCAGGAAAGGGCGGCTTGGTGCTCAGCCATTATTGAAGCAAAGACCAGACACGCACGAGCATTGCATGCGCAGAATGCGGAACCATTCCGGCTGCGCATCTTATCTGATGGTGCCTTCGCCTATGATTCTATCTCACTTATGGGCAGGCAACCGAGTGTATCGATTCGGGGTACTCCCTTGGATCGAGCCATCAGAGAGATGGAGCAGGTGTATGGCCCAGGTCGGGGACCTCCACCAGTCTGCAGAGCTACCGTGAACTGCGCCTGCGCCTTCACTGCTTTTGGTAAGTCGATGATCGCCATTGGAACGGACTATGGCGTGTACATATCGGAGTCATCAAATCCTCGCGGTTGGACGAGGACGGTGCAAATCAGCAAAGTCACCCAAATCACCGTCTTGGAAGACTTTTCGGTCTGTCTCCTCATCGCCGACAGATCGCTAATTTCATATCCTCTCGACGTGGTTGCCCCCGTCTCCAATTTCCCTGCACCATCCCATGACAACCCCCGCCGGGCACCTCAGCGGTTGGCCAAGGACGTCGCTTTCTTCGCCACGGCACGCATGAAGGATAGGACTCTCTTGTTTTACAAGCGCAAGGAGGGCATGCACAACACGTTCAAGGTTCTCGAGCCGGTCTTCCAAAAGGCAACTGAGAAGAGATCCCGGCTCTTTGGCGGCCGTAAGGGCGGCGCCGGCTCCACAGAATCATTCCGCGATTTTGACGAGTTTTACATCCCCGCCGAGTGCTTCTCTCTCAATCTCTTCCAGTCCTACATTGCTGTTGCCTCGGCCAAGGGCTTTGAGCTGTTGACCCTCGACAAGAAGGTTACGCAGTCGATTCCTCGAGACCTGAGCGCGCCAGCGATTGCCAACATCGCCTCAAGAATCAATCAGAGACCGCTAGGCATGTTCAAGCTCAACGACCAAGAGTTCCTGCTTACATACGAGGACTGTGCGGTCTATGTTGATAAGCATGGAGAAATCAGCCGGACGCTGATTATGGAGTACTCGGgcaagcaaaagaaggcaaaggcggcgACCATGTTTGGACAGTACTTGCTATTGTTCAATGATGATTACGTGGAAGTGAGGAATGCGGAGAatgggaggttgagacaGATCATTGCGGGTAGAGATGTGAGGTGTTTGGATTACGGATTTAGGGGGCCGACAGGAAGCGGCATGGCAAACGGTCCTGGCGGTCTGCCACCCGGGCTGGTGGGATCAGCTAATGGCGGGCAGCCGGATTCGAAGGGGACGGTCAAGATTTGCATGAGCCACCCTGAGGTTCCCGGCGGTCAGATCgtgttggagatgttgttgaATGATGGGCACACGGAGAAGAGTGCGTGA
- a CDS encoding hypothetical protein (EggNog:ENOG503NVE3; COG:K) has protein sequence MAAHFANVKSVLSGDTFVLSSPNNPSQEKTFSLAYVSAPRLSKDGDEPYAFQSREFLRNLTVGKPIKFTVLYTIPNSGREYGTAQLQDGTTFPEASVKAGWLKVREDAGRKEESEAALAMIDTLRIYESEAKDEGKGLFSGSGGVIEVQNDLGGPDFLNKWKGKTVEGVIERVISGDRLLARLLLTEKKHWQVMTLIAGIRTPSTARTNPSNGQVQPAEEFGDEARAFVESRLLQRQVKVKIVGVSPQGQLVAAILHPRGNIAEFLLQEGLARCNDFHSTFLGPDMAPLRAAEEQAKSARKRLHRAFIPKATDNKEAEATVTKIVGGDTIIVRNKTGAEKRISLSSVRGPRAGEASEAPWREEAKEFLRKKLIGKHVKVSVDGTKPATDDFEAREVATVTQGGKNIGLQLVEGGYATVIRHRKDDTDRAPNYDELLAAQEKAQEEKKGIWSGKSPKVKNYVDVSESVQKAKIQVSTLSRQKKVPGIIDFCKSGSRFTILIPREGVKLTLVLAGVRAPRAPGRNAQEKGEPFGQEALDLANKRCNQRDCEIDVHDIDKVGGFIGDLYVNRESFAKILVEEGLASVHEYSAQKAGNATELLAAQQRAKEARKGLWKDWDPSQDAQEEEETAPAESADADVTIDKKPEDYRDIVITNVDSNGRIKVQEIGKGTAALETLMNKFRSFHLNPSNNAGLKDSPKAGDFVAAKFTEDGEWYRARIRSNDRTAKVAEVVYIDYGNTEKQPWSKLRPLSPEFNTQALKAQAIDAQLSFVQLPASPDYLNDAINYIYEITEGKQLVGSFDFIDSKEGVSYITIYDPKAEGSHKVTESLNRRIIEAGWGLVPRKFKRWESSKAFESLVKNLKEAEKVASDAHRGMWEYGELYED, from the exons atggctgcTCACTTCGCCAACGTCAAGTCGGTCCTCAGCGGAGACACCTTTGTTCTCTCCAGCCCAAACAACCCTTCGCAGGAAAAGACATTCTCTCTTGCTTATGTCTCTGCTCCTCGGCTCAGCAAGGACGGTGATGAGCCGTACGCTTTCCAGTCCCGCGAATTTCTCCGGAATTTGACCGTCGGAAAGCCAATCAAGTTCACTGTCTTGT ATACCATCCCCAACTCGGGCCGGGAATACGGTACTGCTCAGCTTCAAGACGGCACCACTTTCCCAGAAGCCTCTGTCAAGGCTGGTTGGCTCAAAGTTAGAGAAGATGCTGGCAGAAAGGAAGAGTCCGAGGCTGCCCTGGCCATGATCGACACTCTCCGAATCTACGAGAGCGAGGCCAAGGACGAAGGCAAAGGTCTTTTTTCCGGCTCTGGCGGTGTTATTGAGGTCCAAAACGATCTCGGTGGGCCTGACTTCCTCAACAAGTGGAAGGGAAAGACGGTGGAGGGCGTTATCGAGCGCGTTATTAGCGGCGACCGATTGCTCGCTCGCCTACTCCTCACCGAGAAGAAGCATTGGCAAGTAATGACTCTGATTGCTGGCATCCGCACCCCATCGACGGCCCGAACGAACCCATCCAACGGACAAGTCCAGCCGGCCGAGGAGTTTGGAGATGAGGCCCGCGCCTTTGTCGAGTCTCGCCTCCTTCAGCGccaggtcaaggtcaagattGTGGGTGTGAGCCCACAAGGACAGCTGGTTGCCGCTATCTTGCACCCCCGCGGAAACATTGCCGAGttccttcttcaagaaggTCTCGCTCGCTGCAATGACTTCCACTCCACCTTCCTTGGCCCCGACATGGCTCCTCTTCGGGCCGCAGAGGAGCAGGCCAAGTCTGCCCGTAAGCGCCTCCACAGAGCGTTTATTCCCAAGGCTACCGACAACAAAGAGGCTGAGGCCACCGTCACGAAGATTGTTGGCGGCGATACCATCATTGTTCGCAACAAAACCGGTGCCGAGAAGAGAATCAGCTTGAGCAGTGTCCGCGGGCCCCGTGCCGGGGAGGCTTCAGAGGCACCATGGAgagaggaggccaaggagttcTTGCGCAAGAAGCTCATTGGCAAACATGTCAAGGTGTCTGTCGACGGGACAAAGCCTGCTACTGATGACTTTGAGGCTCGTGAGGTTGCCACCGTTACCCAGGGCGGCAAGAACATCGGTCTGCAGCTTGTCGAGGGCGGTTACGCCACTGTTATCCGTCATCGCAAGGACGATACTGACCGCGCTCCCAACTACGATGAGCTCTTGGCCGCTCAAGAAAAGGctcaggaggagaagaagggtaTCTGGTCCGGCAAGTCTCCCAAGGTCAAGAACTACGTTGATGTGTCAGAGAGCGTCCAGAAGGCCAAGATCCAGGTTTCTACTCTTTCCCGGCAAAAGAAGGTCCCTGGTATCATCGATTTCTGCAAGTCTGGCTCCCgcttcaccatcctcatcccccgcgAGGGCGTGAAGCTCACCCTCGTTTTGGCCGGCGTTCGTGCCCCCCGTGCGCCTGGTAGAAATGCGCAGGAGAAGGGTGAGCCCTTTGGCCAGGAGGCCTTGGACTTGGCCAATAAGCGTTGCAACCAGCGCGACTGCGAGATTGATGTTCATGACATCGACAAGGTTGGCGGCTTCATCGGTGACCTCTACGTTAACCGTGAGAGCTTTGCCAAGAttcttgtcgaggagggtctTGCCTCCGTTCACGAGTACTCTGCTCAGAAGGCCGGCAACGCTACCGAACTGCTTGCTGCCCAACAGCGTGCCAAGGAGGCCAGAAAAGGTCTCTGGAAGGACTGGGATCCGTCTCAGGATGcccaagaggaggaagagaccgCCCCTGCCGAGtctgctgatgctgatgtcACCATCGACAAGAAGCCAGAAGACTACCGCGATATTGTCATCACCAATGTTGACTCCAACGGCCGGATCAAGGTCCAAGAGATTGGCAAGGGCACCGCTGCTCTTGAGACGCTGATGAACAAGTTCCGCAGCTTCCACCTGAACCCCAGCAACAATGCTGGCCTCAAGGACAGCCCCAAGGCTGGAGACTTTGTTGCTGCCAAGTTCACTGAGGACGGTGAATGGTACAGAGCGCGCATCCGCTCCAACGATCGCACCGCGAAGGTGGCTGAGGTTGTGTACATCGACTATGGCAACACCGAGAAGCAGCCATGGTCCAAGCTCCGTCCCCTGAGCCCAGAGTTCAACACCCAGGCCTTGAAGGCCCAGGCGATTGATGCTCAGCTCTCGTTTGTCCAGCttcccgcctcccccgactACCTCAACGACGCCATCAACTACATCTACGAAATCACCGAGGGCAAGCAGCTTGTAGGCAGCTTCGACTTCATTGACTCCAAAGAGGGCGTCAGCTACATCACGATCTATGACCCCAAGGCTGAGGGTTCCCACAAGGTCACCGAGTCCCTCAATCGTAGGATCATTGAGGCTGGATGGGGCCTTGTCCCACGGAAGTTTAAGCGTTGGGAGAGCAGCAAGGCTTTCGAGTCTCTGGTGAAGAATCTcaaggaggctgagaaggtGGCGAGTGATGCCCATCGGGGTATGTGGGAGTACGGTGAGCTCTATGAGGAttga
- the TAL1 gene encoding Transaldolase (COG:H; EggNog:ENOG503NUE1): protein MSNSLEQLKATGTVVVSDSGKLPPIAKYKPQDATTNPSLILAATKKAEYAALLDAAVEKAKAEGGSVDRQVDSALDHLLVEFGRKILEIVPGKVSTEVDAAFSFDTKKSVDKALHLIQLYEKAGVSKDRVLIKIASTWEGIKAAEILQRDHGINTNLTLMFSLVQAIAAAEAGAFLISPFVGRILDWFKAAHKKEYKKEEDPGVASVKSIFNYYKKFGYKTIVMGASFRNTGEITELAGCDYLTISPNLLEELMNSSEAVPQKLNAEGASALDIEKKTYINDEPTFRFDFNEDQMAVEKLREGISKFAADAVTLKDIIKAKVQA, encoded by the exons ATGTCCAACTCtcttgagcagctcaagGCCACTGGCACC GTTGTTGTCAGTGACTCTGGTAAGCTACCCC CCATTGCCAAGTACAAGCCCCAggatgccaccaccaacccctccctgaTTCTCGCTGccaccaagaaggccgagtATGCCGCTCTCCTCGACGCTGCTgtcgagaaggccaaggccgagggTGGTTCCGTTGACAGACAAGTCGACTCTGCTCTCGaccacctcctcgtcgagTTCGGCCGCAAGATTCTTGAGATTGTCCCCGGCAAGGTCTCCACTGAGGTCGATGCCGCTTTCTCTTTTGACACCAAGAAGTCCGTTGACAAGgctctccacctcatccag CTCTACGAGAAGGCCGGTGTCTCCAAGGACCGCGTCCTGATCAAGATCGCCTCCACCTGGGAGGGTATCAAGGCCGCCGAGATCCTCCAGCGCGACCacggcatcaacaccaaccttaCCCTCATGTTCTCTCTGGTCCAggccatcgccgccgccgaggctgGCGCTTTCCTGATCTCCCCCTTCGTCGGCCGTATCCTCGACTGGTTCAAGGCTGCCCACAAGAAGGAgtacaagaaggaggaggaccccGGTGTCGCCAGCGTCAAGAGCATCTTCAACTACTACAAGAAGTTTGGATACAAGACGATCGTCATGGGTGCCTCTTTCCGCAACACCGGTGAGATCACcgagctggctggctgcgACTACCTTACCATTTCT cccaacctcctcgaggAGCTCATGAACTCCTCCGAGGCCGTCCCCCAGAAGCTCAACGCCGAGGGTGCTTCCGCTCTCGATATTGAGAAGAAGACCTACATCAACGACGAGCCCACCTTCCGCTTCGACTTCAACGAGGACCAGATGGCTGTTGAAAAGCTCCGTGAGGGTATCAGCAAGTtcgctgctgatgctgtcaCGCTGAAGGATatcatcaaggccaaggttCAGGCTTAG